A genomic segment from Nicotiana tabacum cultivar K326 chromosome 7, ASM71507v2, whole genome shotgun sequence encodes:
- the LOC142162165 gene encoding uncharacterized protein LOC142162165, giving the protein MSDIAKVDKKTYDYLMEEPPERWVRSCSPQRRYDMLTTNIVESMNSVPLEARELPILRMMDFIQVKLQRWFYERRNKAEGSFYDVSCWVEDELKKKINLAFTLNFQFDELPCIHAIAAIEMRNIKKSNFCSHWYLKESWLKTYERQIYPVGHTDSWIVPESVKSQIVKPPYFKVPPGRRQKKRHIPATKSSKNNIQVWSLQKNWS; this is encoded by the exons ATGTCAGATATAGCAAAAGTAGATAAGAAGACTTATGACTACTTGATGGAAGAACCACCAGAAAGGTGGGTACGTTCTTGTAGTCCACAACGAAGAtatgacatgctcacaacaaacATAGTTGAGTCAATGAATTCTGTCCCATTAGAAGCAAGGGAGCTGCCTATATTAAGAATGATGGATTTCATTCAAGTGAAGCTACAACGTTGgttttatgaaagaagaaataaagcaGAAGGAAGTTTTTATGATGTTTCTTGTTGGGTAGAGGatgaattgaagaaaaagatAAATTTAGCATTTACTTTGAAT TTTCAATTTGATGAATTACCATGCATACATGCAATTGCAGCTATCGAGATGAGAAACATCAAGAAGTCCAACTTTTGCTCGCACTGGTACTTAAAGGAATCTTGGCTGAAAACATATGAAAGACAAATATATCCTGTAGGACATACTGATTCTTGGATTGTACCAGAGAGTGTTAAGTCACAAATTGTTAAACCTCCATATTTCAAAGTGCCACCAGGTAGAAGGCAGAAGAAAAGGCATATTCCAGCTACCAAGTCATCAAAAAATAACATTCAAGTGTGGTCGTTGCAGAAGAATTGGTCATAA
- the LOC107827464 gene encoding RING-H2 finger protein ATL52-like produces MGSIGNTNPWAPFDSYKDCSQGICSVYCPQWCYFILPPPPPDDESDDSTTAFSPLIIAIIGILASAFLLVSYYTIITKYCRRSRNAATELEANRNETPQDQWQVATSGLDESTIKAITVCKFKKGEGLVEDTECAVCLSEFQEDENLRLLPKCSHAFHLPCIDTWLKSHSNCPLCRANVVTSPSQSLPPPIPSLAAPPHSLNISALQFQRQNDLILVVDDHERIHREEVVVSLVCDVSTKNSSGENSEFRRSMSLGAFSRQHNLLVADMLRITEDDEEESVCNHVSMKRSVSTGRCTFSGHK; encoded by the coding sequence ATGGGATCTATTGGAAATACAAATCCATGGGCACCTTTTGATAGTTATAAGGATTGTTCACAAGGGATTTGTAGTGTCTATTGTCCACAATGGTGTTACTTCATCCTTCCTCCACCTCCTCCTGATGATGAATCAGATGATTCTACCACAGCTTTTTCCCCTCTCATCATAGCAATCATCGGTATCTTAGCGAGTGCATTCCTTCTTGTTAGCTACTATACAATCATCACTAAGTATTGTAGGAGGAGCAGAAATGCAGCCACAGAATTAGAAGCCAATCGAAACGAGACGCCTCAAGATCAATGGCAAGTTGCTACTAGTGGATTGGATGAGTCAACTATTAAGGCTATTACAGTATGCAAGTTCAAGAAAGGTGAAGGATTGGTTGAAGATACTGAATGTGCTGTTTGTTTGAGTGAATTTCAAGAAGATGAGAACCTTAGGCTTTTGCCTAAATGCAGCCATGCTTTTCATTTACCTTGTATTGATACTTGGTTGAAATCTCATTCTAATTGCCCTCTTTGTAGGGCTAATGTAGTAACATCTCCTAGTCAATCATTACCTCCTCCTATTCCTTCATTAGCAGCTCCTCCTCATTCTTTAAACATAAGTGCTCTTCAATTTCAAAGACAAAATGACTTGATCTTAGTGGTGGATGATCACGAAAGAATTCATCGCGAAGAGGTTGTTGTTAGCCTTGTTTGTGATGTTTCAACAAAGAACAGCTCAGGGGAAAATTCTGAATTCAGAAGATCAATGTCTTTAGGTGCATTTTCAAGGCAACATAATCTTCTAGTAGCTGATATGCTGAGAATAACTGAAGATGATGAGGAAGAATCAGTCTGCAATCATGTTTCTATGAAGAGATCTGTCTCCACAGGAAGATGCACATTCTCAGGACATAAATAA